One Streptomyces sp. ML-6 genomic region harbors:
- a CDS encoding tetratricopeptide repeat protein — protein sequence MVSTGAVPNLAFRRLRGQRSAGEFAAAVRRAAREIGEQVACDARYIGRVESGEIRCPNYAYERVFLHMFPGTTLADLGFSSRETVRGRGARATVDTPPPTAPHRDTDEESDVLRRVFMTSGTATMATATLGIGGTSAAAAAARPAPRRVGEAEVSAVEKAVRQIRLLDDRHGADGLYRKASHPLRIAYALLDSGVAAKRSTAGRLHAGAGELAISVGWLAHDSGRFEDARSHYAEALATARVAGDAALEAHAFCNASFLARDTGRPRESVGAAEAGQRAARPLGSPRLLALLALREAGGRAGLGDRTGCERAIGRAHTAFGRGRSDADPEWMSFFREAELEFLEAQCWSVLGEWSRAAHHARRAVRLQDPHFTRNLALYRAELTWDLGRAGRAAEAAAEGHRVLDLLDRVRSTRIRAMLAGSVTALRPQRGTPEVREFLERYAEVSDTPSGTPK from the coding sequence ATGGTGTCGACAGGGGCAGTTCCCAACCTCGCCTTCCGACGGCTGCGCGGACAGCGCTCCGCCGGGGAGTTCGCCGCCGCGGTACGCAGGGCCGCCCGTGAGATCGGCGAACAGGTGGCGTGCGACGCCCGGTACATCGGACGCGTGGAGTCCGGGGAGATCCGCTGCCCCAACTACGCGTACGAGCGGGTCTTCCTGCACATGTTCCCCGGCACGACCCTGGCGGACCTGGGCTTCTCGTCGCGTGAGACCGTACGCGGCAGGGGGGCGCGGGCCACCGTCGACACCCCACCGCCCACCGCGCCCCACCGCGACACCGACGAGGAGAGCGACGTGCTGCGTCGCGTGTTCATGACGAGCGGCACCGCCACGATGGCGACCGCGACCCTCGGCATCGGCGGCACTTCCGCCGCCGCCGCTGCCGCCCGCCCCGCCCCGCGCCGGGTGGGTGAGGCCGAGGTGAGCGCCGTCGAGAAGGCGGTACGGCAGATCCGGCTGCTCGACGACCGGCACGGCGCCGACGGCCTGTACCGCAAGGCCTCGCACCCGCTGCGGATCGCGTACGCGCTGCTCGACTCCGGCGTCGCCGCCAAGCGCTCCACGGCCGGCCGGCTGCACGCCGGGGCGGGCGAACTGGCCATCTCGGTGGGCTGGCTGGCCCATGACTCGGGCCGCTTCGAGGACGCCCGCTCGCACTACGCGGAGGCGCTGGCCACGGCCCGGGTCGCGGGCGACGCGGCGCTGGAGGCGCACGCGTTCTGCAACGCCTCGTTCCTGGCCCGGGACACCGGACGCCCCCGGGAGTCGGTCGGCGCGGCGGAGGCCGGGCAGCGGGCGGCGCGGCCCCTGGGTTCGCCCCGGCTGCTGGCGCTGCTCGCGCTGCGGGAGGCCGGGGGCCGGGCGGGGCTCGGGGACCGCACCGGCTGCGAGCGGGCGATCGGCCGGGCGCACACCGCGTTCGGGCGCGGCCGGTCCGACGCCGACCCGGAGTGGATGAGCTTCTTCCGGGAGGCGGAGCTGGAGTTCCTGGAGGCGCAGTGCTGGTCGGTGCTGGGCGAGTGGTCGCGGGCCGCCCACCACGCGCGGCGTGCGGTGCGGCTCCAGGACCCGCACTTCACCCGGAACCTGGCGCTGTACCGGGCCGAGCTGACCTGGGACCTGGGCCGCGCGGGCCGGGCCGCGGAGGCGGCGGCGGAGGGACACCGGGTGCTCGACCTGCTGGACCGCGTCCGGTCGACCCGCATCCGGGCGATGCTGGCCGGGTCGGTGACGGCGCTGAGGCCGCAGCGGGGCACCCCGGAGGTACGGGAGTTCCTGGAGCGGTACGCCGAAGTGAGCGACACGCCGAGCGGTACGCCGAAGTGA
- a CDS encoding histidine phosphatase family protein — protein sequence MAPRILLARHGQTEWSVRGNHTGRTDIPLLDTGRAGAKLLGERLHRRPWAEIPDLEVRTSPLLRAGETCALAGFGDRAEPWDALLEWDYGAYEGMTPAEIKAIRPDWFIWRDGVPQGETLAELSARADEIVEWARSADRDVLVFAHGHILRALGARWLGEDVSFAARIRLDPTSLSVLGWAYGAPAMERWNDTGHLER from the coding sequence ATGGCACCGCGTATCCTGCTCGCCCGGCACGGCCAGACGGAGTGGTCCGTCCGGGGCAACCACACCGGCAGGACGGACATCCCGCTCCTCGACACCGGGCGGGCCGGCGCCAAGCTCCTCGGCGAGCGGCTGCATCGCCGCCCATGGGCGGAGATCCCGGACCTGGAGGTCCGCACCAGCCCGCTGCTGCGGGCCGGCGAGACCTGTGCCCTCGCCGGGTTCGGGGACCGGGCCGAGCCGTGGGACGCGCTGCTGGAGTGGGACTACGGGGCGTACGAGGGGATGACCCCGGCCGAGATCAAGGCGATCCGGCCCGACTGGTTCATCTGGCGCGACGGCGTCCCGCAGGGCGAGACCCTGGCCGAGCTGTCCGCCCGCGCCGACGAGATCGTCGAGTGGGCCCGGTCCGCCGACCGCGACGTGCTGGTCTTCGCGCACGGGCACATCCTGCGGGCACTGGGCGCCCGGTGGCTCGGCGAGGACGTGTCGTTCGCGGCCCGCATCAGACTCGACCCGACGTCCCTGTCGGTACTGGGATGGGCGTACGGGGCCCCCGCGATGGAACGCTGGAACGACACGGGCCACCTGGAGCGGTGA
- a CDS encoding phosphatase PAP2 family protein, with amino-acid sequence MQHASTAPEARPRPRWWTELSLLVLVYAAYSGGRLVARGDVSTAIDNGLAILRLEKAFHLNAEHPLNRLLTAHPSIGIPSDFAYASLHYLVTPIVLVWLFRRRQEVYRRARTWLMTSTMLGLIGFTLMPTCPPRLLEAKHGFVDTMAQYSSYGWWGTEASAPRGMGGMTNQYAAMPSLHVGWSLWCGILMWRHCRNPYLRALGIAYPLITTFVVMGTANHYLLDAVAGAAVMGVGALLARPVMRLADRVKDRVGTRFPQIAPPAKSPIVSVGCNTSAGERIPGQRTSSADSTDAASPADADPPAARASRAASAAPAGAGAGGGDAPAAAR; translated from the coding sequence ATGCAGCATGCCAGCACCGCGCCCGAGGCGCGCCCGCGGCCCCGATGGTGGACCGAGCTGTCGCTGCTGGTCCTGGTGTACGCGGCCTATTCGGGGGGTCGGCTGGTGGCCCGCGGCGACGTGTCCACGGCCATCGACAACGGCCTGGCCATCCTGCGCCTGGAGAAGGCCTTCCACCTCAACGCCGAGCACCCGCTCAACCGGCTGCTCACCGCCCACCCCTCCATAGGCATACCCTCCGACTTCGCGTACGCGTCCCTGCACTACCTGGTCACCCCGATCGTCCTGGTCTGGCTGTTCCGCCGCCGGCAGGAGGTGTACCGCAGGGCCCGCACCTGGCTGATGACCTCCACGATGCTCGGCCTGATCGGCTTCACGCTGATGCCGACCTGCCCGCCCCGGCTGCTGGAGGCGAAGCACGGCTTCGTCGACACCATGGCGCAGTACAGCTCGTACGGCTGGTGGGGCACCGAGGCGAGCGCCCCGCGCGGCATGGGCGGGATGACCAACCAGTACGCGGCGATGCCGAGCCTGCACGTCGGCTGGTCGCTCTGGTGCGGGATCCTGATGTGGCGCCACTGCCGGAACCCGTACCTGCGGGCCCTGGGCATCGCCTACCCCCTGATCACCACGTTCGTGGTGATGGGCACGGCCAACCACTACCTGCTCGACGCGGTCGCGGGCGCCGCCGTGATGGGCGTCGGGGCCCTGCTCGCCCGGCCCGTGATGCGGCTCGCGGACCGGGTCAAGGACCGGGTCGGAACCCGGTTCCCGCAGATCGCCCCGCCGGCCAAGTCCCCGATTGTCAGTGTCGGATGCAACACTTCGGCGGGTGAGCGAATCCCCGGCCAGCGGACCTCCTCCGCAGACTCCACCGACGCCGCGTCACCGGCCGACGCAGACCCCCCGGCCGCTCGTGCGTCCCGGGCCGCCTCCGCCGCCCCCGCCGGAGCGGGAGCGGGGGGCGGTGACGCTCCGGCGGCGGCTCGCTGA
- a CDS encoding AAA domain-containing protein gives MTDVFDPGARAAQATDAILADTLGGTSRGIVVDSPPGAGKSTLVVRAALELAAAGHPLMVVAQTNAQVDDLVVRLAEKDPGLPVGRLHSNDSDPYDKVLDGLANVRKSAKAADLAGLDVVISTAAKWAHVKNVEPWGHAIVDEAYQMRSDALLAVAGLFERALFVGDPGQLDPFSIVGADQWAGLSYDPSASAVSTLLAHNPQLPQHRLPVSWRLPASAAPLVSDAFYPYTPFRSGTGHGDRRLSFGVASDGSAPDRVLDEAAESGWGLLELPARHTPRTDPEAVRAVALVVRRLLDRGGAATSERSPDPVPVTADRIAVGTAHRDQAAAVRAALAELGVSGVAVDTANRLQGREFDVTVVLHPLSGRPDATAFHLETGRLCVLASRHRHACVVVCRAGVTELLDEHPSTEPVQLGVTVKFPDGWEANHAVLAHLAERRVTWRP, from the coding sequence GTGACGGACGTTTTCGACCCGGGCGCGCGGGCCGCGCAGGCGACCGACGCGATCCTCGCCGACACCCTCGGCGGTACGTCGCGCGGCATCGTGGTGGACTCCCCGCCGGGCGCGGGCAAGTCGACGCTCGTGGTGCGCGCCGCGCTCGAACTCGCGGCTGCGGGGCATCCGTTGATGGTGGTCGCGCAGACCAACGCCCAGGTCGACGACCTGGTGGTGCGGCTGGCGGAGAAGGACCCGGGGCTGCCGGTGGGCCGGCTGCACAGCAACGACTCCGACCCGTACGACAAGGTGCTGGACGGCCTGGCCAACGTACGGAAGTCGGCGAAGGCGGCCGATCTGGCCGGGCTGGACGTCGTCATCTCGACGGCCGCCAAGTGGGCGCACGTGAAGAACGTGGAGCCGTGGGGGCACGCGATCGTCGACGAGGCGTACCAGATGCGTTCGGACGCGCTGCTGGCCGTGGCGGGGCTCTTCGAGCGGGCGTTGTTCGTCGGCGACCCGGGGCAGTTGGACCCGTTCTCGATCGTGGGCGCGGACCAGTGGGCGGGGCTGTCGTACGACCCGTCCGCGAGCGCGGTCTCCACCCTGCTCGCGCACAATCCCCAACTGCCGCAGCACCGGCTGCCGGTGTCCTGGCGGCTACCGGCGTCCGCCGCCCCGCTGGTCTCGGACGCGTTCTACCCGTACACCCCGTTCCGCAGCGGGACGGGCCACGGCGACCGGCGGCTGTCGTTCGGCGTCGCGTCGGACGGCTCGGCCCCGGACCGGGTGCTGGACGAGGCCGCGGAGTCCGGCTGGGGACTGCTCGAACTCCCGGCCAGGCACACGCCGCGCACCGATCCGGAGGCGGTGCGGGCGGTGGCGCTGGTGGTCCGCCGGCTCCTGGACCGGGGCGGCGCGGCGACCAGCGAGCGCTCGCCGGACCCGGTGCCGGTGACGGCGGACCGGATCGCGGTCGGCACCGCCCATCGCGACCAGGCGGCGGCGGTCCGGGCGGCGCTCGCGGAGCTGGGCGTGAGCGGCGTCGCGGTGGACACGGCGAACCGGCTCCAGGGCCGCGAGTTCGACGTGACGGTGGTCCTGCACCCGCTGTCCGGCCGCCCCGACGCCACTGCCTTCCACCTGGAGACGGGCCGGCTCTGCGTACTGGCCTCGCGCCACCGGCACGCCTGCGTCGTGGTGTGCCGGGCGGGCGTCACGGAACTGCTGGACGAGCACCCGTCCACGGAGCCGGTGCAGTTGGGCGTCACGGTGAAGTTCCCGGACGGCTGGGAGGCGAACCACGCGGTGCTGGCGCATCTGGCGGAGCGCCGGGTGACCTGGCGTCCCTGA
- a CDS encoding CatB-related O-acetyltransferase produces MAGQPRVVLLKPLVKSELIEVGDFSYYDDPDDPTAFETRNVLYHYGPERLVIGKYCALATGVRFIMNGANHRMDGPSTFPFPSMGGSWSEHFDLLTGLPNRGDTVVGNDVWFGYGSTVMPGVRIGHGAIIAAGSVVTSDVPDYGIVGGNPARLIRIRHDEETVARLLAVAWWDWPVEHITEHVRAIMSGSVDELEKAASALPHR; encoded by the coding sequence ATGGCCGGACAGCCTCGGGTGGTGCTGCTGAAGCCCCTGGTGAAGTCCGAGCTGATCGAGGTCGGGGACTTCTCGTACTACGACGACCCGGACGACCCGACCGCGTTCGAGACCCGCAACGTGCTGTACCACTACGGCCCGGAGAGGCTCGTCATCGGGAAGTACTGCGCGCTGGCCACCGGTGTGCGGTTCATCATGAACGGGGCCAACCACCGGATGGACGGCCCGTCCACCTTCCCGTTCCCCTCCATGGGCGGTTCCTGGAGCGAGCACTTCGACCTGCTGACCGGGCTGCCGAACCGGGGCGACACCGTCGTCGGCAACGACGTCTGGTTCGGTTACGGCTCCACGGTGATGCCGGGCGTGCGCATCGGGCACGGCGCGATCATCGCCGCCGGTTCCGTCGTCACCTCCGACGTGCCCGACTACGGCATCGTCGGCGGCAACCCCGCCCGCCTGATCCGCATCCGTCACGACGAGGAGACCGTCGCCCGGCTCCTCGCCGTCGCCTGGTGGGACTGGCCCGTCGAGCACATCACCGAGCACGTCCGCGCCATCATGTCCGGCAGCGTCGACGAGCTGGAGAAAGCGGCGTCCGCGCTCCCCCACCGGTGA
- a CDS encoding M6 family metalloprotease domain-containing protein: MPRQRRTGGAERPSLRGVGAALTSLLALAATSLVAGPAAAATGEAGPCALPRTEAHHSLGVSDWNDAYPRPDRPLDAVMIFLSFPDHRPAVTPGELAADHFPATTQFFRRASYGKFTLRPHPLRQWIRMPETSDHYGIRRDWDNGRRGAYLRDAVAAADPQVDFSRYAVVYLVADPDAPGVDSDATKVVNFDEPLHADGTDIRRVVTVFERHPPDRNVLAHETGHVFDLPDLYHRPADGKGDWDTHVGDWDVMGSQFGLAPDLFGWHKWKLGWLDRRQVVCVQSSRDITLEPMAAVPAPGVSLGTRLAVIRTGEDSAVAVEARSSTGNDSTTCTEGVLLYRVHSKTPSGGGPVEVIDTHPETGGCGDRSVYAPLADAPLRVGEAYSVPGGHTRVEVADRTPSGAWTVRITTGV, from the coding sequence GTGCCGCGTCAGCGCAGAACCGGGGGAGCGGAGAGGCCGAGTCTGCGCGGTGTGGGCGCGGCCCTGACCTCTCTTCTGGCGCTCGCCGCCACCTCCCTCGTCGCCGGACCTGCCGCGGCCGCCACCGGCGAGGCGGGCCCGTGCGCCCTGCCGCGCACCGAGGCGCACCACTCGCTCGGCGTGAGCGACTGGAACGACGCCTACCCCCGCCCCGACCGCCCCCTCGACGCGGTCATGATCTTCCTGTCCTTCCCGGACCACCGCCCCGCCGTCACCCCCGGCGAACTCGCCGCCGACCACTTCCCCGCCACCACCCAGTTCTTCCGGCGCGCCTCGTACGGGAAGTTCACCCTGCGCCCGCACCCGCTGCGGCAGTGGATCCGGATGCCCGAGACGTCCGACCACTACGGCATACGGCGCGACTGGGACAACGGCCGGCGCGGCGCCTATCTGCGCGACGCGGTGGCCGCGGCCGATCCGCAGGTCGACTTCTCCCGGTACGCCGTCGTCTACCTGGTCGCCGATCCGGACGCCCCGGGCGTCGACTCCGACGCCACCAAGGTCGTCAACTTCGACGAGCCGCTGCACGCCGACGGCACGGACATCCGGCGCGTCGTCACCGTCTTCGAGCGGCACCCGCCGGACCGCAACGTGCTGGCGCACGAGACCGGCCACGTCTTCGACCTGCCCGACCTCTACCACCGGCCGGCCGACGGCAAGGGCGACTGGGACACCCACGTCGGCGACTGGGACGTGATGGGCAGCCAGTTCGGACTCGCGCCGGATCTCTTCGGCTGGCACAAGTGGAAGCTGGGCTGGCTGGACCGCAGGCAGGTGGTCTGCGTCCAGAGCAGCCGGGACATCACCCTGGAACCGATGGCGGCCGTGCCCGCCCCGGGCGTCTCCCTCGGCACCCGGCTCGCGGTGATCAGGACCGGCGAGGACAGCGCTGTCGCCGTTGAGGCGCGCAGCTCCACCGGGAACGACAGCACGACCTGCACCGAGGGCGTCCTGCTCTACCGGGTGCACAGCAAGACCCCGTCCGGCGGCGGTCCGGTCGAGGTCATCGACACCCACCCCGAAACCGGCGGCTGCGGGGACCGGTCGGTCTACGCCCCGCTCGCGGACGCCCCGCTGCGGGTCGGCGAGGCGTACAGCGTCCCCGGCGGGCACACCAGGGTCGAGGTCGCGGACCGGACCCCGTCGGGCGCCTGGACCGTCCGGATCACCACCGGCGTGTAG
- a CDS encoding EAL domain-containing protein has protein sequence MSGTSEGPQPPTGTPPCSAGPSTTERDRPWPPVGGCDSEPHGYRAAFRAASLPMAVVDREGLVVTANDALGNLLGRPATALAHQSAADLLDLAADGRTWHAYREVLHGRRSRFRRTHQLKHPDGRSLWAEVTVVPMPGPEHGTGTDTGAGGTRGAGQVLLSVSDISDRRELQKRLRHLQMHDPVTRLPNRTLFFERLTAVLENPSHQDDGTESGSGRVGVCYLDLDGFKAVNDTMGHRVGDRLLAAVAARLTDCAEQEGPRRPGSHLVARLGGDEFAILVEDSTGTQQLTDLARAVLLALQQPFDLAGQRLSVSASIGVVERPVAGTSATGLMQAADTTLYWAKADGKARWTVFDPERNAHRMTRQTLSSNLRPAVERGEFTIEYQPLVGMADGVVHGVEALVRWNHPQFGMLSPNRFVAIAEEDGSIVQLGRWVLRSACRQARRWQLDHPAEPPLFISVNVAVRQVWDSDLVTDVAEILAETGLDPALLQLELTESAVMGSAGRPLQALQSLSAMGVRIAIDDFGTGYSNLAYLSRLPVSVLKLDGSFVRGFRYDDGAHPSPADETIVEAMVQLAHRLGLTVTAECVETAGQAERLRRIGCDTGQGWLYSRAVAPERIAELIGSGKLPA, from the coding sequence GTGAGCGGAACGTCCGAAGGGCCGCAGCCCCCGACGGGCACGCCCCCCTGTTCCGCGGGGCCGTCGACCACGGAACGTGACCGGCCGTGGCCCCCCGTCGGGGGCTGCGACTCCGAGCCGCACGGCTACCGGGCGGCGTTCCGGGCCGCCTCGCTCCCGATGGCGGTGGTCGACCGCGAGGGCCTGGTCGTCACCGCCAACGACGCCCTCGGCAACCTCCTCGGCCGCCCCGCCACGGCGCTGGCCCACCAGTCCGCGGCCGATCTGCTCGACCTGGCGGCGGACGGCCGCACCTGGCACGCGTACCGCGAGGTGCTGCACGGACGGCGCTCCCGGTTCCGCCGCACCCACCAGCTCAAGCACCCCGACGGCCGCTCGCTGTGGGCCGAGGTCACCGTCGTACCGATGCCGGGCCCGGAGCACGGGACAGGTACGGACACGGGCGCGGGCGGCACGCGGGGGGCCGGGCAGGTGCTGCTCTCCGTCTCGGACATCAGCGACCGGCGCGAGCTGCAGAAACGACTGCGCCACCTCCAGATGCACGATCCGGTGACCCGGCTGCCCAACCGGACGCTGTTCTTCGAGCGGCTCACCGCCGTCCTGGAGAACCCCTCCCACCAGGACGACGGCACCGAATCCGGGAGCGGCCGGGTCGGGGTCTGCTACCTGGACCTGGACGGCTTCAAGGCCGTCAACGACACGATGGGCCACCGGGTCGGCGACCGGCTGCTCGCCGCCGTCGCCGCGCGGCTCACCGACTGCGCGGAGCAGGAGGGCCCGCGCCGCCCCGGCTCGCACCTCGTGGCCCGGCTGGGCGGCGACGAGTTCGCGATCCTGGTCGAGGACTCCACCGGTACGCAGCAGCTCACCGACCTGGCCCGCGCGGTGCTCCTCGCGCTCCAGCAGCCCTTCGACCTGGCCGGGCAGCGGCTCTCCGTGTCCGCGTCGATCGGGGTGGTGGAACGCCCGGTGGCCGGGACCTCGGCCACCGGGCTGATGCAGGCCGCCGACACCACGCTGTACTGGGCGAAGGCGGACGGCAAGGCCCGCTGGACGGTCTTCGACCCGGAGCGCAACGCCCACCGGATGACCCGGCAGACGCTCTCCTCGAACCTGCGGCCCGCCGTGGAGCGCGGCGAGTTCACCATCGAGTACCAGCCGTTGGTCGGCATGGCCGACGGGGTGGTGCACGGGGTGGAGGCGCTGGTGCGCTGGAACCACCCGCAGTTCGGCATGCTCTCGCCGAATCGGTTCGTCGCGATCGCCGAGGAGGACGGCTCGATCGTCCAGCTCGGCCGGTGGGTGCTCCGGTCCGCCTGCCGCCAGGCCCGGCGCTGGCAGCTCGACCATCCGGCCGAGCCGCCGTTGTTCATCAGCGTCAATGTCGCCGTGCGCCAGGTCTGGGACTCCGACCTGGTCACCGATGTCGCGGAGATCCTCGCCGAGACCGGCCTCGATCCGGCACTGCTGCAACTGGAGCTGACCGAGTCCGCGGTGATGGGTTCGGCGGGCCGGCCGCTCCAGGCCCTCCAGTCGCTCAGCGCCATGGGGGTGCGCATCGCCATCGACGACTTCGGCACCGGCTACTCGAACCTCGCCTATCTGAGCCGGCTCCCGGTCTCCGTGCTGAAGCTGGACGGCTCGTTCGTCCGCGGCTTCCGCTACGACGACGGCGCCCATCCGAGTCCGGCCGACGAGACGATCGTCGAGGCGATGGTGCAGCTGGCGCACCGCCTGGGCCTGACCGTCACCGCGGAGTGCGTGGAGACGGCCGGGCAGGCGGAACGGCTGCGCAGGATCGGCTGCGACACCGGGCAGGGCTGGCTGTACTCGCGCGCGGTGGCCCCGGAGCGGATCGCCGAGCTGATCGGCAGCGGAAAACTGCCCGCCTGA
- a CDS encoding LLM class flavin-dependent oxidoreductase produces MDEIRGDEIRGRTAGTAPVPLSVLDLVTVGQGRTATQALRTSVDIAQLAERRGFHRYWVAEHHSMPGVASSSPAVILAHLAARTERIRLGSGGVMLPNHAPLVIAEQFGTLEAMAPGRIDLGLGRAPGTDGATAAALRRSDRLNEGADDFPQQLAELTRFLDDDFPDGHPYARIHAVPGPVQGTADGGVQSTARPPVWLLGSSGFSARLAGALGLPFAFAHHFSARNTVPALDLYRESFRPSAVLDTPYALIGVAALAADDEREARRQVLTGALSMVRLRTGRPGLVPTPEEAEAYAFSPMEREFVDGWLADIVHGTPDEVRTGLDALAKRTGADELMITANAHGGEARLRSYELIADAYGLPTAV; encoded by the coding sequence GTGGACGAGATTCGAGGCGACGAAATCCGTGGCAGGACGGCGGGAACGGCCCCGGTGCCGCTCTCCGTACTCGACCTGGTGACCGTGGGGCAGGGCCGCACCGCCACCCAGGCGCTGCGCACCTCCGTGGACATCGCGCAGCTCGCCGAGCGCCGGGGCTTCCACCGCTACTGGGTCGCCGAGCACCACTCCATGCCCGGCGTCGCCTCCTCCTCGCCCGCCGTGATCCTGGCCCACCTCGCCGCCCGCACCGAGCGCATCCGGCTCGGCTCCGGCGGGGTGATGCTGCCCAACCACGCGCCGCTCGTCATCGCCGAGCAGTTCGGCACCCTGGAGGCCATGGCCCCGGGCCGCATCGACCTCGGCCTCGGCCGGGCCCCCGGCACCGACGGGGCCACCGCCGCCGCGCTGCGCCGCAGCGACCGGCTGAACGAGGGGGCGGACGACTTTCCGCAGCAGCTCGCGGAGCTGACCAGGTTTCTGGACGACGACTTCCCCGACGGCCACCCCTACGCCCGTATCCACGCGGTCCCCGGCCCGGTCCAGGGCACGGCCGACGGCGGCGTGCAGTCCACGGCCCGGCCGCCGGTCTGGCTGCTCGGCTCCTCCGGCTTCAGCGCCCGGCTGGCCGGGGCGCTCGGCCTGCCCTTCGCCTTCGCCCACCACTTCTCGGCGCGGAACACAGTGCCCGCCCTCGACCTGTACCGGGAGTCGTTCCGCCCGTCCGCGGTGCTCGACACCCCGTACGCCCTGATCGGTGTCGCGGCCCTGGCCGCCGACGACGAGCGCGAGGCCCGCCGCCAGGTGCTCACCGGGGCCCTGTCCATGGTCCGCCTGCGCACCGGTCGCCCCGGCCTGGTCCCGACGCCCGAGGAGGCGGAGGCGTACGCCTTCAGCCCGATGGAGCGCGAGTTCGTCGACGGCTGGCTCGCCGACATCGTCCACGGCACCCCGGACGAGGTCCGCACCGGTCTCGACGCCCTGGCCAAGCGCACCGGCGCCGACGAACTGATGATCACCGCCAACGCCCACGGCGGGGAGGCCCGGCTGCGCAGCTACGAACTGATCGCCGACGCGTACGGACTGCCCACGGCCGTCTGA
- a CDS encoding decarboxylase, translating to MTTVGFLYPGRSAVDDFPRMEILLDAVRLVVYRTDVDEDSYGVDALVRTGAPERLAAGVEELQRSGVEAVVWASAGGSFLYGWEGAHEQTATLARAVGVPASSTSLGFAHAVRELGADRVAVASTYPEHITALLLDFLRAAGVGVAAADSAGLGSAAEAAAWGPDRVREFAVAADRPEADAVLLPDTALHTAGHEVELEEALGKPVLTGNQVTVREGLRLAGRRAWSPRLGRLFARREAPPAPVATWGEGRAWAHSGKRGHRER from the coding sequence ATGACGACTGTCGGCTTTCTCTACCCCGGACGTTCCGCGGTGGACGACTTCCCGCGGATGGAGATCCTGCTCGACGCGGTCCGGCTCGTCGTGTACCGCACCGATGTCGACGAGGATTCCTACGGGGTCGACGCGCTGGTGCGGACCGGGGCGCCCGAGCGCCTGGCCGCCGGGGTGGAGGAGCTCCAGCGCTCCGGTGTCGAGGCCGTCGTGTGGGCGAGCGCGGGCGGCAGCTTCCTGTACGGCTGGGAGGGCGCCCACGAGCAGACCGCGACCCTGGCCAGGGCGGTGGGCGTGCCCGCCTCCAGCACCTCGCTCGGCTTCGCCCACGCGGTACGGGAGCTGGGCGCCGACCGGGTCGCCGTCGCCTCCACCTACCCCGAGCACATCACCGCCCTGCTGCTCGACTTCCTCCGCGCCGCGGGCGTCGGGGTGGCCGCCGCCGACTCCGCCGGTCTCGGCTCGGCCGCCGAGGCCGCGGCCTGGGGCCCGGACCGGGTGCGGGAGTTCGCCGTCGCCGCCGACCGGCCGGAGGCGGACGCGGTGCTGCTGCCCGACACGGCGCTGCACACCGCCGGTCACGAGGTGGAGCTGGAGGAGGCCCTCGGCAAGCCGGTCCTCACCGGGAACCAGGTGACGGTCCGGGAGGGGCTGCGGCTGGCGGGCCGGCGCGCCTGGTCCCCGAGGCTGGGCAGGCTCTTCGCCCGCCGGGAGGCGCCTCCGGCCCCGGTGGCGACCTGGGGCGAGGGCCGCGCTTGGGCGCACAGCGGGAAGCGCGGACACCGGGAGAGGTGA